A region of the Synergistaceae bacterium genome:
AAAAATTGCGGCAATTATGGGTGTTGCTGCTGGAGATTCTGTCCCGTTAAGAGCGTTTTTACGTTGCAAGGGTACGAAAGAGTGTTCACCTCGTCAATTAGTTTATGAAGGTATCAACGACTGCAGATCTGCTGTAACGATTCCCGGAGGTTCTCCGAATGCGTGTCCGTTTGGGTGCGTAGGTTTAGGGACGTGCGTAAAAGTCTGCAAATTCGGCGCGCTCTCAATGGGTGAAGATGGGCTCCCGAAAGTTGACATCAAAAAATGTGTGGGCTGCGGTGCTTGTGTTGAGGCATGTCCAAAAGCTATGTTATGTCTTGAACCTGTTACGGCTGATGTTATTGTCGCTTGTAATTCACATTGGAAGGGGCCGGCGGTTAAAGGCGTTTGCAGTGCTGGTTGTATCGGTTGTACATTGTGCGCGAAAATTTGTCCTGCTCAAGCTATAGAAATCGTGAATAATTTAGCAGTGATAGATCAGTCGAAGTGTACGAAATGCGGAAAATGTGCGGAAAAATGTCCGGCCAAGTGCATTAAGACCGGCGAAAGTATAGAAGTCTTGCAGAAATCCGCATAAAAAATTTTTTCCCCGTTAGAGTCTAATAGATTCCGGCGGGGATTTATTATATTTGACAGGAGGCAGAATAAATGCAGAAAGCTATTTGCTGGGGAGTAGGCAGCACAGGAAGACACGTCTATAACATGGCGAAAAATTATTATGATGTGCTATGTTTCGTAGACAACGATACGAAAAAATACGCAGGGGGGGGGGGGGTACTAGGTTTAGAAGTTAAATCGCCTGAAATCTTGAAATCGCTTGATGACGTTGTAGTTATTTTAGGGACGTCAATGGGCTTTGATGAAGTATCAGAGCAGCTAAAAACTTTGGGAGTCCCTGAATCGCGAATTAATAAAACTTTTGTGTTGATTCTCATGCAGGCTAGAATATTATTTCTTGAGAGATTCGCAGAAAGAGTCTATAAAGAAAATATTTCCGGTTCAGTCGCAGAAGCAGGAGTCTACAAAGGGGATTTCGCAAAGCACATCAATAAAAATTTTCCCGACAGAAAGTGTTATTTATTTGACACATTTGACGGCTTTACAGATTATGACATTTCCCGCGAACAAAAAGA
Encoded here:
- a CDS encoding 4Fe-4S binding protein, with protein sequence KIAAIMGVAAGDSVPLRAFLRCKGTKECSPRQLVYEGINDCRSAVTIPGGSPNACPFGCVGLGTCVKVCKFGALSMGEDGLPKVDIKKCVGCGACVEACPKAMLCLEPVTADVIVACNSHWKGPAVKGVCSAGCIGCTLCAKICPAQAIEIVNNLAVIDQSKCTKCGKCAEKCPAKCIKTGESIEVLQKSA
- a CDS encoding class I SAM-dependent methyltransferase encodes the protein MQKAICWGVGSTGRHVYNMAKNYYDVLCFVDNDTKKYAGGGGVLGLEVKSPEILKSLDDVVVILGTSMGFDEVSEQLKTLGVPESRINKTFVLILMQARILFLERFAERVYKENISGSVAEAGVYKGDFAKHINKNFPDRKCYLFDTFDGFTDYDISREQKESMTSADYMRNVNISEVLAKMPVQDNIILKAGRFPDTAQGINDSFAFVNLDMDLYEPTLQGLRFFYPLMSEGGVILIHDYFSEAYPNVEQSIKDFEHELGARLHKMPIGDNISLAIIK